Proteins from a single region of Heptranchias perlo isolate sHepPer1 chromosome 34, sHepPer1.hap1, whole genome shotgun sequence:
- the ints14 gene encoding integrator complex subunit 14: MPTVVLLDVSLSMTRPVSLEGTEEYQRKHLAAHGLSMLFEHMATNYKLEFTCLVAFSSLWELMVPFTRDYNTLQEALSTVDDYDKTCLESALMGISNIVQDEWGVCIPCQVILVTDGSLGIGRGSLRHSLTVLSQRSEESKFPLPFPFPSKLYVMCIANLEELQTTDTLEILERLIDLNNGEGQIFTIDGPLCLKNVQSMFGKLIDQAYSPFHAVLKCGHLVSDMQMFPRPEPVIIDEELEPVPKTISTELDIVGFIKIADIASPPVLSRHLVLPIALNKDGDDLGTGLPEETEDENSASQIAGKMPSFCVLLHGSLKVEGMVAIVLLGPDWYGMLYSQADSKKKSNLMMSLFEPGPEPLPWLGKMSHLGPILDAEENPYGEDDSKSPFPLQPRTKRSYAQNVTVWIKPSGLQTDVQKILRNARKLPEKTQTFYKELNRLRKAALAFGFLDLLKGVADMLDRECTLLPDTAHPDAAFQLSHAAQQLKLASTGNSEYAAYEHNITPLQTDFSSSSADRI, encoded by the exons ATGCCGACCGTGGTCCTGCTGGACGTGTCTCTCTCCATGACCCGGCCAGTCTCCCTGGAGGGCACAGAGGAGTATCAGCGCAAGCATTTGGCCGCCCATGGGCTCAGCATGTTGTTTGAACACATGGCAACCAATTACAAACTGGAGTTCACTTGTCTCGTGGCTTTTTCCTCGCTCTGGGAGCTAATGGTTCCCTTCACCAGGGACTACAACACTCTGCAG GAGGCGCTGAGCACTGTCGACGACTATGACAAGACTTGCCTCGAGTCTGCACTTATGGGGATCAGCAACATTGTGCAGGACGAGTGGGGTGTGTGCATTCCCTGTCAG GTGATCCTAGTAACAGATGGGAGTCTGGGAATCGGTCGGGGATCTCTCCGGCACTCGCTCACTGTCCTCAGTCAGCGCTCAGAGGAGAGCAAATTCCCACTTCCCTTCCCATTTCCTTCAAAGTTGTACGTTATGTGCATCGCTAACTTGGAAGAG CTTCAGACCACAGACACATTGGAAATCCTCGAACGTTTGATTGATTTAAACAACGGTGAGGGACAAATCTTCACTATCGATGGTCCTCTTTGCCTGAAAAATGTGCAGTCCATGTTTGG TAAACTGATTGATCAAGCATACTCCCCTTTCCATGCTGTGCTGAAATGTGGGCACCTGGTGTCTGACATGCAGATGTTCCCGAGACCAGAACCTGTCATCATTGATGAAGAGCTGGAGCCTGTCCCAAAAACCATCAGTACAG agtTGGATATAGTGGGATTTATAAAGATTGCTGATATTGCCAgccctcctgttctctctcgtCACTTGGTTTTACCCATAGCCCTTAATAAAG ATGGCGATGACCTGGGGACTGGATTACCTGAAGAAACTGAAGATGAGAATTCCGCTTCCCAAATTGCTGGAAAGATGCCGTCATTTTGTGTCTTGCTGCATGGCAGTCTCAAAGTAGAAGGAATGGTGGCTATAGTACTGCTCGG ACCAGACTGGTACGGGATGCTGTACTCCCAGGCCGACAGCAAAAAGAAATCCAATCTGATGATGTCCTTGTTCGAGCCTGGTCCAGAGCCTCTTCCTTGGCTTGGAAAGATGTCACATTTGGGACCTATTTTAG ACGCTGAGGAAAATCCCTATGGTGAAGATGACAGTAAAAGCCCCTTCCCTCTACAGCCTAGGACAAAGCGCAGTTACGCACAGAACGTGACTGTGTGGATTAAGCCCAGTGGACTGCAG ACCGATGTTCAGAAGATTTTAAGAAATGCTCGGAAACTTCCAGAAAAGACACAGACATTCTACAAG GAACTGAATCGGTTGAGAAAGGCAGCCCTCGCATTTGGATTTCTGGACCTGCTGAAAGGTGTTGCAGATATGTTGGACCGTGAGTGTACGCTCCTCCCAGACACAGCCCATCCCGATGCTGCATTTCAGCTCTCTCACGCTGCCCAGCAGCTCAAGTTGGCCAGCACTGGGAACTCGGAGTATGCAGCTTACGAGCACAACATTACCCCTCTGCAGACAGACTTCTCTAGTAGCAGTGCTGACAGAATTTGA